AGACCTGGGCCTACTCCAAGCCCTGTCCGCTCTGAAGTGGGCTCGCTAGGGGCCCTGCAGGGGCACAGGAGCAGGATGCTGCGCAGACAGGTCCCAGAAGAGGGCGGTGCTGTCCTGACCAGCGTGGTCCCCGGGCCAGAGAAGGGGGAGTCCTACGGGAGCATAGCCAGCACCGCAGAGGCAGCTACCCGCTGCCCGGCCCCCCGCCCTGCCGCCCAGCCCAGGCTCAGTCTGCTGTAGTTGTATGAAGGGGACACAGGGACCTGGGGACAGCGGCCCCTGCAACACCCACCGGgtcttccctcctgctcctcagCAACCTCCAAACCCTCAGCTGCCCCAGCGATGGGAGAGGTGGTGTCCTTCACCCTCACTGTCGGGCCACTACCCTGCGGGATGAGCAGAGATCCTCGGAACCGGCCAGATGAGGCCGCTCCGGGGAGGCCGGCGAGCtaccagcaagaggagacacaaGGGGCCGCAGAGCAATGGGTCAGTGCAACGTGTGTTGAAACAGTAATTCTTACAACACGACTACCTGTTCTGAGGGTTGAAAGGGCCCGGAGGCAGCAGGCgggcccagggaggagcagggacatGGGCTGTACCCTCTGGGGTTTGTGCCTAAAAACAGAAGAGCGAGCGCAGCAGAGAGGACTGGTGTCAGGCCTGGGTGGAGAGCGGGCACTGGCTGCGCCTGCTTCTCTGCTGTCTGCCAGGTCGTCAGCACACAGGTGATGGGGAGGGCCCGATCCCGGGGCAGATGAGCGCATTAGGGTCGGGGTcggggtcagggtcagggtgcGGGTGTGGGTTAATTGTAGACGAGCTAGTGAGAGTGATGGTCAGCGCTATGGAAGGGTGAGGTTATGATGGGGTCGGTTTAGGTCAACGTAAGAGTCAGGGTCCAGGTTAGTGATGGGATGGGGGTTCGGGTCACCCTGGGGCCCAGGTGCCTTTTTAAAAGCGCTGGGGTGAGGGCACCAGGCCCAACCTTGTCTCAGGCTCCAGCCGATCCCCAGGGCCCAGGTCAGCCACTGTGTGGCCCCAAGGATCCTGAAGGCCTCTGTCCGTGCCTCAGGCTCTCCCCCAGTCAGCCTTGTCCCCGGGGTCAAACCCAGAGGAGGACACACCTCCTGGGGCCTGCAGAAAAGTCCCCACCTGCTGTGGGCCTTCTTTCCCCAAGTCCATCTCTAGGGGCTCCCCCCGATCCCTGGGGTCCACAGACATCCcaggggaggctgctgggggAGATGCTGGGCCCCAGACCCCGGAGGCCCTGCTGCGGAGTGTCCTCTTGCCTGGTCTTCCTgggccctcctctgcctccagggtgCTGCCCACCCCCCATGGCCTGAGAGTGGAAGgtgcccccctccctgccccccacaacACAGATGCGATGAGCCTCAGAGAAACAGGCCTCACTCACCTGGAACATCTAGAAACCGAAGGGTTCCACTTCCAGGGCCGTGACCACCTCTGGCCTGTCCGCAGGCACTGAGGGGCTGTCCAGCTCTTCTCCAGATTCTGGAGGCTGCACAGTGGGCACCCCTGGGTCCTGCCCAGGCTGCCTACAGACCTGGCCAAGCCCACAGCCCAGGCGGGGTGCTCGGCGGCCGTGGCAGCCCCTGGAGCGGCTGGAGAGGGCCCAGGCTGGCCCCGCCCCTAAGTGTGTCTGCCCATGTGGCCAGACGCCACCACTCCTTGTCCCTTCCTTCCAGCCAGGTGGACACCAGGTGGCCGCCCACAAGGTGGGAAGCCCTGCCAAGCCCTGGATTGGTGAGCCCCGCCCAGTATCTGCCAGCTGTGCCCACGttggtgctgggggtggggacacaggtGGGGCGCCCACGGGTGGCAGGAGGACAGTGGCCCAGGTCACCGTCCTCAGTGACCAggcctccccttcctcacccAATGGCACCTCCTGAGCCAGCGCCAGCACCAGCTGCTGTGCTGGAGGATGGGGTGGGCAAGACACGCCTGCGAGACACAGGAAGGGGTTCCCCACAGACGGAGCGGCCCAcctcctcactccccagcccACTGCCCCGTCTGCCCCAAGCCACCGACATCTCCCCAGGGGCCTGCAGCCGCGCCCACCTGTGCTCCCCCCGGCCAATGCCACTCCCCACGCAGCACCAGGAAGACCCGTGTGAGAAGTAAACACCCCAAGCTCGAACCCACCAGGATGGTTGTTCTTTAAACAaccacaacagcaacaaaaacaaaccagaaaggaggtgctggtgaagatgcagaaaaatcGGGCCCCTCGTGCACCACTGGCGGGAACGCGGGTTGGTGCAGCTGCCGCGGAGGACAGCACGGTGGCTCCCCCCAAATTAAGCCCAGAACTGCCACgcgtgatccagcaattccacttctgggtttatCCCCGAAAGATTGATgttgggcatttgggttgtttcctttttttgacTATTGCGATTAATGCAGCGATGAACTCACGTACGAGATTTCGTGttaatgtgttcatttctcttgggcatgaACTGTTGGCTGGAATTTCCAGGTCAAATGGTAActcaatatttcatattttgaggaatcaccaaacTGTGTTTCCAAGAGACTGCGCCATTTTACAAACCGCCAGCCACATGCGtgggctccagtttctccacatcccgTCCAACGTCCTCGTTGTCTGTCTTCAGTACAGCCTTCCTGGTGGGTGTGGGGTGGCGTcgcgttgtggttttgatttgcgctCCCCTAACGACTGGCGATACTGAGGGTGTTTTCATGGGCTTATGGCAATTTGtctcttctttagagaaatgcctATGCAAAGTCTTCGCCCGTTTAGAGGTTGGGTTACCTGTCTTTTTGTCGTTGAGTTGGGAAAGGCCTTTGTATGTTCTGGACACGTGCCCCTTACCAGATACACGATTGGCAGATACATTTTTTCCTCCAGTCtgtgccttttcactttcttgatggcaTCCTTTGAAGCAGGTAGGTCTAGATGGGGCTCTAACTTTTGAAGTCCTTTTTAGCAATCTTCTCGTTTACTGCTGTGGTCTTGGTGTCACATCTAAGACATTGTTGCCTAAACCAGGTCATTGAGATTCACAACTACGCTTTCCCCTAAAAAGCTTGACCGTTTCggttcttatatttaggtctgtgatgTTTATCTTAATATCTTAACTCCACTTAGAGTTGGTTTCTGTATGTGACGTGAGGTAGTGGTCCAAATGCGTCCTTTTGCGTGTGGACGTCCACtattcccagcatcatttgttgaaatcaCGGTTCTTTTCCCATCGATTTGTGCTGGcatctttgttaaaaaatactCATAAACATATGGGGTTATTTTCAAAATCTCAGGCATATTCCATTGACCTGTAAGTCTACCTTTATGCCGGGACCACTCCATCTTGATTATTCTAGCTTCACAGTAAGTATT
The genomic region above belongs to Camelus ferus isolate YT-003-E chromosome 5, BCGSAC_Cfer_1.0, whole genome shotgun sequence and contains:
- the LOC116663892 gene encoding inverted formin-2-like encodes the protein MRPLRGGRRATSKRRHKGPQSNGQVDTRWPPTRWEALPSPGLVSPAQYLPAVPTLVLGVGTQVGRPRVAGGQWPRSPSSVTRPPLPHPMAPPEPAPAPAAVLEDGVGKTRLRDTGRGSPQTERPTSSLPSPLPRLPQATDISPGACSRAHLCSPRPMPLPTQHQEDPCEK